The following coding sequences are from one Mugil cephalus isolate CIBA_MC_2020 chromosome 9, CIBA_Mcephalus_1.1, whole genome shotgun sequence window:
- the LOC125013045 gene encoding alpha-(1,3)-fucosyltransferase 4-like: protein MGVGAQWKASGRSTNSAHRAGRRSCSSRWEKCCLRFLKWTCCSLCVATVSFLFILGVCLLYLPEPFRLDPFLSFSHEDVPVTLLIWTHPFGRYRELPDCWEQYEIGGCTLTDDALTYLEADAVIFHHREIATGDAFLPLEPRPPAQKWIWMNYESPTHTTGLWRFEHIFNLTMSYRADSDIFLPYGYLVPRAHTTSGLQNRFARPLRGLSHPNRHRHRLVTWVISNWSESHARVALYYQLRQYIQIDVYGRAGRPVPSGTSVVRLIGRYMFYLALENSQHTDYITEKLWNAVKAGAVPVVLGPSRQNYERFLPPEAFIHVDDFSTVKELARYLLTLGRSPARMRRHLDWRGSYSLHQPAFWGEHYCTACRAVKSARGRTDVVKGLARWFRS, encoded by the coding sequence ATGGGAGTTGGAGCTCAGTGGAAAGCATCGGGCCGCTCCACAAACTCAGCTCACAGAGCGGGCAGGCGCTCATGTTCGTCCCGGTGGGAGAAATGTTGTCTGCGCTTCCTCAAATGGACCTGCTGTTCACTGTGCGTGGCTACCGTCAGTTTTTTGTTTATCCTGGGAGTCTGTCTGCTCTACCTACCGGAACCGTTTAGGCTCGATccgtttctgtctttctcccatGAGGACGTCCCAGTGACTCTCCTGATATGGACGCATCCGTTCGGTCGGTATCGCGAACTTCCGGACTGCTGGGAGCAATACGAGATCGGCGGCTGTACGCTCACCGACGACGCACTAACGTACCTCGAGGCCGACGCTGTAATCTTCCACCACCGAGAGATCGCCACCGGCGACGCGTTTCTGCCACTGGAACCGCGCCCCCCTGCTCAAAAGTGGATATGGATGAACTACGAGTCCCCCACGCACACAACCGGGCTTTGGCGATTCGAGCACATCTTCAACCTCACAATGAGCTACAGGGCGGACTCGGACATTTTCCTGCCCTACGGTTACCTGGTCCCCCGCGCGCACACAACCAGCGGTCTCCAAAACCGTTTTGCGCGTCCCCTTCGCGGACTCTCCCACCCAAACCGCCACAGGCACCGCCTCGTGACCTGGGTCATCAGCAACTGGTCGGAGTCCCATGCCCGAGTGGCCCTCTACTACCAGCTTCGCCAGTACATCCAGATTGATGTGTACGGGCGCGCAGGTCGGCCGGTGCCATCGGGCACCAGCGTGGTTCGCCTGATTGGAAGGTACATGTTCTACCTGGCGCTGGAAAACTCTCAGCACACCGACTACATCACGGAGAAGCTGTGGAACGCAGTGAAGGCTGGAGCGGTCCCGGTGGTGCTGGGTCCGTCCAGGCAGAACTACGAGCGCTTCTTGCCCCCGGAGGCTTTCATCCACGTGGACGACTTCAGCACAGTGAAAGAGCTGGCCCGATACCTGCTGACGCTGGGGCGCAGTCCTGCAAGGATGAGGCGGCACCTGGACTGGAGGGGGAGCTACAGCCTGCACCAGCCGGCCTTCTGGGGGGAACACTACTGCACGGCCTGCAGGGCGGTGAAGAGCGCCAGAGGCAGAACGGATGTGGTGAAAGGCCTGGCACGCTGGTTTCGCTCGTGA